From the genome of Meiothermus sp. CFH 77666, one region includes:
- a CDS encoding ABC transporter ATP-binding protein, with the protein MNLLRLLRPFLPHILLAAGLAVLPAVAQAWLPGRVVKPLFDQILAGQFDRLGEVLGAGAALLLWLVVSGYVLEAFLGYLSVKMPAVWRERVFEHLLKTHLMALPTSSGGLTGRLIADLKELEGFLFYSLGGLLVQGILLLALLTQLLLHYAQLTLYLLLVLPLMALLLGWLGAWVTHYSRRTQAALERLAGRMAEGFGRLELIRALHLEDFALARFRQSNRQQYRLGRTRSLIGALNLPLGQLATTLLLGLLLFLGVGAVQRGEMTPGDLTAFLTLLALAIAPLQILSRVGTGFAQAEGAAARVVELLNLPQAPPMGKLRPETLEGRLELRHLSFSYPGSTATLQNLNLRLEPGSFTAIVGPSGAGKSTLLRVLLGLYPPSEGQVLLDGRELQSYDSAWLRSRMAWVPQEPLLFAGTVQENLAVLAPGASPETMQKALQTVGLYPEVDLPTLLDDEGGGLSVGQRQRLAIAAALLREAKILLLDEITSALDKQSEGQVVAALEAVRPGRTVIVVAHRLSTVQHADQIVVMENGCIAELGTHAELMALGGVYAGLWRG; encoded by the coding sequence ATGAACCTCCTCCGCCTATTGCGCCCCTTTCTGCCCCACATCCTGCTGGCGGCAGGGCTGGCGGTCTTGCCCGCTGTGGCCCAGGCCTGGCTGCCGGGCCGGGTGGTCAAGCCGCTTTTTGACCAGATACTCGCAGGGCAGTTTGACCGTTTGGGCGAGGTACTTGGGGCGGGGGCGGCCCTGCTCTTGTGGCTGGTGGTGAGCGGGTATGTGCTGGAAGCCTTTTTGGGCTACCTTTCGGTCAAAATGCCGGCGGTCTGGCGGGAGCGGGTCTTCGAGCACCTGCTCAAGACCCACCTGATGGCCCTGCCGACCTCGTCCGGTGGGCTGACCGGGCGGCTCATTGCCGACCTGAAGGAGCTGGAAGGTTTTCTGTTCTATAGCCTGGGGGGGCTGCTGGTACAGGGGATTTTGCTGCTGGCTCTGCTGACCCAGCTCCTGCTGCACTATGCCCAGCTCACCCTGTATTTACTGCTGGTGCTGCCCCTCATGGCCCTGCTGCTGGGCTGGCTGGGGGCCTGGGTGACCCATTACAGCCGCCGTACCCAGGCGGCACTGGAGCGCCTCGCAGGGCGCATGGCCGAGGGCTTTGGCCGCCTGGAACTGATTCGGGCCTTGCACCTGGAGGACTTTGCCCTGGCCCGGTTTCGCCAGAGCAACCGGCAGCAATACCGCCTGGGGCGCACCCGCAGCCTGATTGGGGCCTTGAACCTGCCCCTGGGGCAGCTTGCCACCACCTTGCTGCTGGGCCTGCTGCTTTTTCTGGGGGTGGGGGCTGTGCAAAGGGGCGAGATGACCCCTGGCGACCTGACCGCCTTCCTGACCTTGCTGGCCCTGGCCATTGCCCCCTTACAAATTTTGAGCCGGGTGGGCACCGGGTTCGCCCAGGCTGAAGGGGCGGCGGCCCGCGTGGTGGAGCTGCTGAACCTACCCCAGGCACCCCCTATGGGTAAGCTGCGCCCCGAAACCCTGGAGGGGAGGCTCGAGCTTCGCCATCTGAGCTTTAGCTACCCTGGCAGTACGGCCACCCTGCAAAACCTGAACCTGCGCCTGGAGCCCGGCTCTTTCACCGCTATAGTGGGCCCCTCGGGGGCGGGCAAAAGCACCCTTTTGCGGGTGTTGCTGGGCCTTTACCCCCCGAGTGAAGGGCAGGTTTTGCTGGACGGACGCGAGCTGCAAAGCTACGATTCGGCCTGGCTGCGATCCCGCATGGCCTGGGTGCCCCAGGAACCTCTGCTCTTTGCCGGAACCGTACAGGAAAACCTGGCAGTGCTGGCCCCAGGCGCAAGCCCGGAGACCATGCAAAAAGCCCTGCAAACCGTGGGCCTCTACCCCGAGGTGGATCTGCCCACTCTGCTGGATGATGAAGGGGGCGGGCTTTCGGTGGGGCAACGGCAGCGCCTGGCGATTGCGGCGGCGCTCCTGCGCGAGGCCAAAATTCTTTTGCTGGACGAAATTACCAGCGCCCTGGACAAACAGAGCGAGGGACAGGTGGTGGCAGCCCTGGAAGCCGTTCGTCCGGGCCGTACCGTGATTGTCGTGGCCCACCGCCTTTCTACCGTCCAGCACGCCGACCAGATTGTGGTAATGGAGAATGGCTGCATTGCGGAACTGGGTACCCATGCGGAGCTGATGGCCCTTGGAGGGGTGTACGCGGGGCTGTGGAGGGGTTGA
- a CDS encoding RNA-binding protein, whose translation MQEYLKKARGGRVVQTPFLEADALDELRRLAKQEGICLESFGGLPLASRQVAVLFPEHIPAVADPTLVVFLRFEGDLEALEDRLRGLLEPGLLGDLEETAEGFLLATLPRGLKTLEAAGVEAQPASPEQLPKTRERTRSVVVPSLRVDVVGAKGFGVSRTYFAQGVKAGKVKLRGKTASAKDELAEGDALLAEGLGSLVVKRVLGQTKRGNVKLELEVRR comes from the coding sequence ATGCAGGAATACCTGAAAAAAGCCCGAGGGGGCCGGGTGGTACAGACCCCGTTCCTGGAGGCCGATGCGCTGGACGAGCTACGCCGACTGGCAAAGCAGGAGGGGATTTGCCTCGAGAGCTTTGGGGGCCTCCCACTGGCCTCCCGTCAGGTGGCGGTGCTGTTCCCCGAGCACATCCCGGCGGTGGCCGACCCTACCCTGGTGGTGTTTTTGCGCTTTGAGGGCGACCTCGAGGCCCTCGAGGACAGGCTACGCGGGCTGTTGGAGCCGGGCCTCCTGGGCGATCTGGAAGAAACCGCAGAGGGCTTTTTGCTGGCGACGCTGCCCAGAGGACTCAAAACCCTGGAGGCGGCTGGCGTGGAGGCCCAGCCCGCCTCCCCCGAACAGTTGCCCAAAACCCGCGAGCGCACCCGCAGCGTGGTGGTGCCCAGCCTGCGGGTGGACGTGGTGGGGGCCAAAGGCTTTGGGGTCTCGCGCACCTACTTTGCCCAGGGGGTCAAGGCGGGTAAGGTCAAGCTGCGGGGCAAAACGGCCTCGGCCAAGGACGAGCTGGCCGAAGGCGATGCCCTGCTGGCCGAAGGGCTGGGCAGCCTGGTGGTCAAGAGGGTGTTGGGCCAGACCAAGCGGGGGAACGTGAAACTGGAGCTCGAGGTTCGCCGATAG